The sequence CTTCGGGACGCGCATCGCGCCCGCGGGTGTCGGCGTCCTGAATCCGGCGTTCGACGTGACCCCCGCGCGCTACGTCGCTGCGATCGTCACCGAGCGCGGGATCGCGCGCGCGCCCTACGAGGCCTCGCTCGCCGCTCTCCTGCGCTGAACGGAGACCACGACGACCGGGACCGCACAGGCGGCGCTACCATGCGCGGCCATGGCCCGGATCCTCGCGATCGAAAGCTCGTGCGACGAGACCGCCGCCGCCGTCGTCGAGGACCGCTGCCACGTCCTCTCCTCCGTCGTCGCGTCTCAGGACGAGATCCACGCCAAGTACGGCGGGGTCGTTCCCGAGCTGGCGTCGCGCCGCCACGTCGAGTGCATCGGGCCGGTGATCGTGGAGGCGTTGGCCCAGGCGGGGGGCGGCCTCGACGCCCTCTCCGCCATCGCGGTGACCCGCGGACCCGGCCTCGTCGGCTCGCTCCTCGTGGGCCTCTGCGCGGCGAAGGCGATCGCCTGGCAGCGAGGCCTCCCGCTCCTCGGCATCAACCACCTCGAAGGCCACGTGCGCTCGCCGTTCCTCGAGAATCCCGGCATCGAGTTCCCGGCGATCGCGCTCGTCGTTTCGGGCGGGCACACGGCGCTCTACCTCTGCCCCGAGGAGGCGGTCTACCGGCCGATCTCGCGCACGCGCGACGACGCGGCCGGCGAGGCGTTCGACAAGGTCGCGAAGCTTCTCGGCCTCGGCTACCCCGGCGGGCCGGTCATCGACCGCCTGTCGGACGGCGCCGACGAGCAGGCGTTCGAGTTCCCGCGCGCGACGA is a genomic window of Candidatus Polarisedimenticolaceae bacterium containing:
- the tsaD gene encoding tRNA (adenosine(37)-N6)-threonylcarbamoyltransferase complex transferase subunit TsaD, whose protein sequence is MARILAIESSCDETAAAVVEDRCHVLSSVVASQDEIHAKYGGVVPELASRRHVECIGPVIVEALAQAGGGLDALSAIAVTRGPGLVGSLLVGLCAAKAIAWQRGLPLLGINHLEGHVRSPFLENPGIEFPAIALVVSGGHTALYLCPEEAVYRPISRTRDDAAGEAFDKVAKLLGLGYPGGPVIDRLSDGADEQAFEFPRATMKNQSLDFSFSGLKTAVRIRATELGLAHARPSGGEATDAVRDLVASFQRTVAETLVATTLAACRRESVPTVLLSGGVACNRRLRRAFAEAEVAEGLRVYAPSPRYTTDNAAMIGEAAFLHLERGDVAPWDVNADAQWKLGT